One Sphingopyxis macrogoltabida genomic region harbors:
- a CDS encoding M81 family metallopeptidase has protein sequence MTDESRPLRIFVAGLMHETNGFSPIPTSIGSFEADLAYIPPSDNMRELALNFAGYGDAVRAVRDAGNEPIEGPCFWAQPSGPISAAVYAKLKHIVLDALSEAGPIDAVLLVLHGAMIAEGFPDCEADLLEAVREAAGREMPVGGLLDLHGNVSEAMVKSGALLVGVKEYPHVDYPERARELHDMLVELAGGACMTMTLRTIPWLSLQGTVEQPMRGFVDRMIEAESADGIRSVTLMHGFPWADWAHAGASVLVVSQGANAEAASALAEDLADAFVPIADGAPTERLSIADAIDTALSARGKGPVVIADSSDNPGGGAACDSTFLLRELIERGCGNAAVGMIWDPQAAQIAADAGVGTKLRLRIGGKVSAMSGDPVDLECEVLAVRDDVKQRMFSAEPNVPIGLSAALRAGGIKIVVNSIRQQVFDPDCFLQMGVELVSKQLVVVKSSQHFRALFDPIAQTTLYCDAPGSLSLDFAKLPYQSVKLARSRAGFVSAEPVIRVQQAIAAPH, from the coding sequence TTTGCCGGTTATGGTGATGCCGTTCGCGCCGTTCGGGACGCCGGGAACGAGCCAATTGAAGGACCGTGCTTCTGGGCTCAGCCTTCGGGGCCGATCTCGGCGGCTGTCTACGCAAAGTTGAAGCACATTGTTTTGGACGCGCTGAGCGAAGCCGGCCCGATCGATGCAGTGCTGTTGGTCCTCCACGGCGCAATGATCGCGGAAGGCTTTCCGGACTGCGAGGCGGATTTGCTGGAAGCGGTTCGTGAAGCGGCTGGTCGGGAAATGCCCGTGGGCGGCCTTCTCGATCTGCATGGCAATGTCAGTGAAGCCATGGTCAAAAGCGGCGCGCTTCTGGTCGGCGTCAAGGAATATCCCCATGTCGATTACCCCGAGCGTGCGCGTGAACTCCATGACATGCTCGTGGAACTGGCCGGCGGCGCTTGCATGACGATGACGCTCCGCACGATTCCGTGGTTGAGTCTTCAGGGGACGGTCGAACAACCGATGCGTGGGTTCGTCGATCGCATGATCGAAGCCGAAAGCGCGGATGGGATCCGATCGGTCACTTTGATGCACGGATTTCCCTGGGCTGACTGGGCGCACGCCGGTGCTTCGGTGCTTGTTGTATCGCAGGGGGCGAATGCAGAGGCAGCATCCGCGCTTGCGGAGGACTTGGCGGACGCCTTCGTTCCGATCGCCGACGGCGCGCCGACGGAGCGCTTGAGTATAGCCGACGCCATCGATACCGCGCTGTCGGCGCGGGGTAAGGGCCCGGTTGTCATTGCTGACAGTTCGGACAATCCCGGCGGCGGGGCGGCATGCGACAGTACGTTCCTCCTGCGCGAGTTGATCGAGCGCGGGTGTGGAAATGCGGCGGTGGGAATGATCTGGGATCCCCAAGCCGCGCAGATCGCCGCCGATGCGGGAGTGGGAACGAAATTGCGGCTGCGCATCGGCGGAAAGGTAAGCGCGATGTCCGGCGATCCCGTCGATCTGGAATGCGAAGTGCTGGCCGTTCGTGACGATGTAAAGCAGCGGATGTTTTCTGCGGAGCCGAACGTCCCGATCGGGCTTTCGGCCGCCTTGCGCGCGGGGGGCATCAAGATCGTCGTGAATTCGATCCGTCAGCAGGTATTCGACCCTGACTGCTTCCTTCAGATGGGAGTCGAATTGGTCTCCAAGCAGCTCGTGGTCGTCAAGTCGAGCCAGCATTTTCGCGCGCTTTTCGATCCGATCGCGCAAACTACGCTTTATTGCGACGCGCCGGGCTCGCTAAGCTTGGACTTTGCGAAATTGCCTTATCAGAGTGTCAAGCTGGCGCGTTCGCGGGCCGGTTTCGTAAGTGCGGAGCCCGTGATAAGGGTTCAGCAGGCGATTGCGGCGCCGCACTAA